The Sporomusa termitida genome has a window encoding:
- a CDS encoding nitrogenase component 1, producing MAINLKVTEAKVRETRLSAIIAYKGSVKDSAFQAESHFCDNVLRVRHYWRGCQWNFKRMEKEIPVPLVPVHCEGLCSKLWASGFDAAFHALLAYIVKPAQQKRPDLVNIINFAGVGRAQVIRLLNRLGLEPQFIVQFATLEQVERLSRFRWANGQ from the coding sequence ATGGCCATTAACTTAAAAGTAACAGAAGCAAAGGTGAGAGAGACCCGGCTGTCTGCTATTATTGCGTATAAGGGCTCGGTAAAGGATTCGGCGTTTCAAGCCGAAAGTCATTTTTGTGACAACGTCCTGCGTGTCCGGCATTATTGGCGAGGATGTCAGTGGAATTTTAAAAGAATGGAAAAAGAAATCCCTGTGCCGTTGGTGCCGGTTCACTGCGAAGGGCTCTGCTCCAAGCTGTGGGCATCCGGCTTTGATGCCGCCTTCCATGCCCTGTTGGCTTATATTGTAAAACCGGCACAGCAAAAACGGCCTGATTTGGTGAATATCATTAATTTTGCCGGTGTTGGCAGGGCGCAGGTTATCCGCCTGCTGAACCGCCTGGGGCTGGAGCCGCAGTTTATTGTCCAGTTTGCCACCCTGGAACAGGTGGAAAGATTATC
- a CDS encoding ABC transporter substrate-binding protein → MADRGQKKKFIIIGAVTAVLAVAIGIGSFYGQTKKGISTGSEIQGAVGLRDLKSGGFDPAASGKKVLTIKTDTKKNCGSTPWVVAEKKGFFAEEGLNVEYTGELKTPQILPSVLNGTNDVATAHINALATYIAAGAKIKAVTLNGVDPTPDVDPKYRHMRYYLSPKLGVSSLAELVELRKSENKKVTINGTKPICTTFIADNAFDHLGYGREHIQFVSFDSDTAALQAAQQGNLDIVGVHPPFYKLAADSKLLQVFDTLDTGLGEAAGTGAYYFREKFIEENPEAVARFVRAIRKANAWSVDPKNEYEAIKLTGDYIGQPVNAVHYYYTSKGIPDRLLQPWIDDLVKDGFLKEGQLSINDLVTKEFSN, encoded by the coding sequence ATGGCTGACAGGGGTCAAAAAAAGAAATTTATCATTATCGGGGCTGTGACAGCAGTTCTGGCGGTGGCAATCGGGATTGGCAGCTTTTATGGACAAACAAAGAAGGGGATTTCAACGGGATCTGAAATACAGGGAGCTGTTGGCTTAAGGGACTTAAAGAGCGGCGGCTTTGACCCGGCCGCTTCCGGGAAAAAGGTGCTGACAATTAAGACTGATACCAAAAAGAACTGCGGTTCCACGCCCTGGGTCGTTGCCGAGAAAAAAGGCTTTTTTGCCGAGGAAGGGTTGAATGTTGAATACACCGGTGAATTGAAAACCCCGCAGATATTGCCTTCGGTGTTAAACGGAACAAATGATGTTGCAACAGCCCATATCAACGCGCTGGCTACGTATATCGCCGCCGGCGCCAAAATTAAAGCGGTCACTTTAAACGGTGTTGACCCCACCCCGGACGTGGATCCGAAATACCGGCATATGCGCTATTATCTGAGTCCGAAACTGGGGGTCAGCTCCCTGGCGGAATTGGTTGAACTGAGAAAAAGCGAAAACAAGAAGGTTACGATTAACGGTACGAAGCCTATTTGTACGACATTTATCGCCGACAACGCTTTTGATCATTTAGGCTATGGCCGGGAGCACATTCAATTCGTATCTTTTGATAGCGATACAGCGGCTCTGCAGGCTGCCCAACAGGGCAATCTGGATATTGTCGGGGTTCACCCTCCCTTTTACAAGCTGGCGGCGGATTCCAAGCTGCTGCAAGTATTTGACACGCTGGACACCGGTCTTGGGGAAGCGGCGGGAACCGGAGCTTATTATTTTAGGGAAAAATTTATTGAGGAAAACCCGGAGGCCGTAGCGCGCTTTGTCCGTGCGATCCGAAAAGCTAACGCCTGGAGCGTCGATCCGAAAAATGAATACGAAGCCATTAAACTGACCGGGGATTATATCGGGCAGCCGGTCAATGCGGTTCACTATTATTATACCAGCAAGGGCATTCCGGACAGATTGCTTCAACCCTGGATTGACGATCTTGTCAAAGACGGTTTTCTGAAAGAAGGGCAGCTAAGTATAAACGATCTGGTTACTAAGGAGTTTTCCAACTAG
- a CDS encoding ABC transporter permease codes for MKLLLPKLQRLAFNSSSIILFFIFWEFGPRLIPEGVISPASDAIIALFKVAASGILWEQTLISLERVVMGFSLSVLIGVPLGFLLGTFFESAEKALLPFLRTCEKLNPFAIIPIFMIFFGIGTLEKVVVIFWSTLWPVLFNTMTGARNMDRNLLKAARSMGTTRWELLRKVILPYALPNIFIGIEIAAQIAFFMIIASEVIGASTGLGWFYISSTHRYELALMYGIVLYITILAIGVNVTFARLKKRFLVWKEASQLS; via the coding sequence ATGAAACTTTTGCTGCCTAAACTGCAAAGGTTGGCCTTTAACAGCAGTTCGATTATTTTGTTCTTTATTTTTTGGGAATTTGGACCCCGTCTAATCCCCGAGGGGGTTATTTCCCCAGCCTCCGATGCCATAATAGCCCTCTTCAAAGTGGCGGCTTCGGGCATATTGTGGGAACAGACACTGATCAGTTTGGAACGGGTCGTCATGGGTTTTAGTCTGTCTGTGCTGATCGGCGTGCCCCTCGGATTTTTGCTGGGAACTTTTTTCGAATCGGCGGAGAAGGCCCTGCTGCCTTTTCTGCGCACATGTGAAAAATTGAATCCTTTTGCGATTATTCCCATCTTTATGATTTTTTTCGGCATCGGTACGCTGGAGAAAGTAGTGGTCATATTTTGGTCCACCTTGTGGCCAGTGCTTTTCAATACGATGACCGGCGCGCGCAATATGGACCGCAATCTGCTAAAGGCGGCCCGCTCCATGGGAACAACCCGCTGGGAATTGTTGCGCAAAGTCATCTTGCCCTACGCCTTGCCCAATATTTTTATCGGCATTGAGATAGCGGCGCAAATTGCTTTCTTTATGATCATCGCTTCGGAGGTGATTGGCGCCAGCACCGGTCTTGGCTGGTTCTATATCAGCTCCACGCATAGATATGAGCTGGCCTTAATGTACGGTATCGTTCTCTATATTACCATACTGGCAATTGGGGTCAACGTTACTTTTGCCCGGCTGAAAAAACGTTTCCTGGTCTGGAAAGAGGCTTCGCAACTGAGCTAA
- a CDS encoding ABC transporter permease — protein MKKIIKTVHNKLFGVYLYLLVLILWEIAPRLGWASDVFLPPLSRVIRTAIDLGLPNVLIYISISLKRVFTGFFLATLLALPLGFILAGALPWLARFLRPLTIFLSSIPPFILFPIFVIIVGVGEGGIQLVIFWSSFWPILFTTIVGIQNVDTLLIRAGRALNANKLEIFFKIVLPGAMPTIISGVRTGLTMSFFMLIGAESMGADSGLGWMIHNAESMGFVERIYLGAILVAGVGFVLNYALETLESIVLYWQEQEFPQEMKRAAA, from the coding sequence ATGAAAAAGATTATAAAAACAGTCCATAACAAGCTCTTCGGGGTTTATTTATATCTTTTGGTGTTAATTTTGTGGGAAATAGCACCACGGTTAGGCTGGGCCAGCGATGTATTTCTCCCCCCGCTGTCCCGGGTTATCCGGACAGCGATCGATTTAGGATTGCCCAATGTCCTGATTTACATTTCGATCAGCCTCAAGCGGGTCTTTACCGGTTTTTTCCTGGCTACCTTGCTGGCGTTGCCGCTGGGCTTTATTCTGGCCGGAGCATTGCCCTGGCTGGCCAGATTTCTCAGGCCATTGACGATTTTTCTCTCCAGTATCCCGCCGTTTATCTTGTTCCCGATTTTTGTCATTATCGTGGGGGTTGGCGAGGGTGGTATTCAACTCGTTATTTTCTGGTCTTCCTTTTGGCCGATCCTGTTTACGACAATAGTAGGCATTCAAAATGTGGATACTCTCTTAATCAGGGCCGGTAGAGCGCTGAATGCCAATAAGCTGGAAATCTTTTTTAAAATCGTGCTGCCCGGCGCCATGCCGACCATTATTTCCGGCGTGCGGACGGGTTTGACGATGAGCTTCTTTATGCTGATCGGCGCTGAGAGTATGGGGGCGGATTCCGGGTTGGGCTGGATGATTCACAATGCGGAAAGCATGGGCTTTGTAGAGCGGATCTACTTGGGCGCTATCCTGGTCGCAGGCGTAGGTTTTGTTTTGAATTATGCGCTTGAAACTTTGGAGAGCATTGTGCTCTATTGGCAGGAGCAGGAGTTTCCCCAAGAGATGAAAAGAGCTGCCGCCTGA
- a CDS encoding ABC transporter substrate-binding protein → MHHIGILQLTQNLDDAVHGFKAGLAEQNLTAEFYYVNADGAVSDLPRLAGKLAEQKVNLIFACSTPAAQAAVQLDGTIPVVFTPVFDPVGAALARTLDKPGGKATGVAGMVPAAAKAAFIRELLPAAKTIGILYHTGDTNALLETANFKQAASELFTLVDLPADKPADLSVLPDRLPPGLDALFLPIGRIIEENFASVAYYAEAANLPVITSHAPNVPSGALGALVANHYELGRACAVKAAQILAGAKPGDIPVGLVDRPEVQLNAFVAANLGIELPPPLLAQAKEIFE, encoded by the coding sequence TTGCATCATATTGGCATTCTCCAGTTAACCCAAAACCTTGACGACGCCGTGCACGGCTTTAAAGCCGGCCTGGCAGAGCAAAACCTGACCGCTGAATTTTATTATGTGAACGCCGACGGTGCCGTAAGCGACCTGCCGCGGCTGGCCGGCAAGCTGGCAGAGCAAAAAGTAAACCTGATCTTTGCTTGTTCAACCCCGGCCGCGCAGGCGGCTGTACAATTAGACGGCACTATTCCGGTGGTATTCACGCCGGTGTTTGATCCGGTCGGCGCAGCCCTGGCCCGGACACTGGACAAACCGGGCGGCAAAGCTACCGGCGTGGCCGGCATGGTCCCGGCTGCCGCTAAGGCTGCTTTTATCCGGGAACTGCTGCCTGCCGCCAAAACCATCGGCATTTTGTACCATACCGGTGACACCAACGCCCTGCTGGAGACAGCAAATTTCAAACAGGCAGCCAGCGAACTATTCACCCTGGTGGACCTGCCTGCCGACAAGCCGGCAGATCTGTCGGTACTGCCTGACAGACTCCCCCCCGGCCTGGATGCTTTATTTTTGCCAATTGGCCGGATCATCGAAGAAAACTTTGCCAGCGTGGCCTATTATGCCGAAGCAGCCAATCTGCCGGTTATTACCTCGCACGCCCCCAATGTGCCGTCAGGGGCGTTAGGGGCGCTGGTGGCTAATCATTACGAACTGGGCCGGGCCTGCGCCGTTAAAGCTGCTCAGATTCTGGCCGGCGCCAAACCGGGCGATATTCCTGTCGGTCTTGTCGATCGGCCGGAAGTTCAGCTTAATGCCTTTGTTGCCGCCAATTTAGGCATTGAACTGCCCCCGCCCCTGCTGGCACAGGCTAAAGAGATATTTGAATAA
- a CDS encoding peptidase U32 family protein, with amino-acid sequence MLLTPQSVELLAPAGTWEVLEAAVAAGADAVYLGGKRFNMRLHRTDTNFDDEKLARAVQYAHKHKVRLYITVNNLISEREIPGMRDYLRLLNQLQPDALIVQDLAVLELSRQLNMTVPLHASVMMNTHNEHSIKTLMDYGITRVVTNRELTLTQLRLLKERTGIELEYFVHGDMCVAHSGQCYHSGIVFGQSSNRGRCLKPCRWPYQLIDSATGRPAAADPGPYKLAMKDMCMYNALPELIQAGVCSFKIEGRMRTAAFVSRIVKLYRQAIDRYIADPTGYSLDPAGWQELYAYRSRDFSTCYALGNPGASSIGYTGEREPRFFSQAVQEAGLAVPAVLPAASIPPRPTVSQFPAERPTLAVRVAGIAALAAAFENGADVAYIGGEAFKPEEPLTLQEIKQAITLAGQYNTQVIVTTPRITMERETGELEQLFTCLEAVKPHGLLVANSGMLRLARQTTSLPVQADFSFNLFNHLTTAWLKANGASKATISLEAAFEQIAELAPGSHLPLEIIVHGALEAMVLDHCVPSAVLAGAPAHACSQLYPSQHYALLDSAGERHDIKIDQYARNHILFAKDLCLLTHLPALLSTGISNYRIEGQHYRPELVGLLTAAYRTELDRLSAGDAGSFDKNLLSRLGAASPRKLGIGAFRYRLSR; translated from the coding sequence ATGCTGCTAACCCCGCAATCTGTCGAACTGCTGGCCCCGGCCGGCACCTGGGAGGTGCTTGAAGCCGCGGTTGCCGCCGGCGCTGACGCTGTATACCTCGGCGGCAAGCGTTTTAATATGCGCCTGCACCGCACTGATACCAATTTTGATGATGAAAAACTGGCCCGGGCCGTACAATATGCCCACAAGCACAAGGTTCGCCTCTACATCACCGTTAATAACCTGATCAGCGAGCGGGAAATCCCCGGCATGCGCGATTACCTCCGGCTATTGAACCAGCTGCAGCCGGATGCGCTGATTGTTCAGGACCTGGCTGTTCTCGAGCTGTCACGGCAGCTAAATATGACCGTGCCGCTCCATGCCTCGGTCATGATGAATACCCATAATGAACATTCCATAAAAACGCTGATGGATTACGGCATAACCCGGGTGGTAACCAATCGCGAGCTGACGCTGACTCAGCTCAGGCTGCTTAAAGAACGTACCGGTATTGAACTTGAATATTTTGTCCATGGCGACATGTGTGTGGCTCACAGCGGCCAGTGTTACCACTCCGGCATCGTTTTCGGCCAAAGTTCAAACCGTGGCCGCTGCCTAAAACCCTGCCGCTGGCCATATCAGCTGATCGACAGTGCTACCGGCCGGCCGGCAGCCGCCGACCCTGGCCCTTATAAGCTGGCAATGAAGGATATGTGTATGTACAACGCCTTGCCGGAGCTCATTCAGGCTGGCGTATGCTCCTTCAAGATTGAAGGCCGCATGCGCACCGCCGCTTTTGTCAGCCGCATCGTAAAACTCTATCGCCAGGCAATAGACCGCTATATTGCCGACCCCACCGGTTATTCCTTGGACCCTGCCGGCTGGCAGGAACTATATGCTTACCGTTCCCGGGACTTTTCTACCTGCTATGCGCTTGGCAATCCCGGCGCCAGCTCGATCGGCTACACCGGCGAACGGGAGCCGCGCTTTTTCAGTCAGGCAGTCCAAGAGGCCGGGCTGGCCGTTCCTGCGGTCTTGCCGGCAGCCAGTATCCCCCCCCGGCCAACTGTCAGTCAGTTCCCGGCTGAACGCCCTACACTGGCAGTACGGGTTGCCGGAATTGCGGCACTGGCCGCCGCCTTTGAAAACGGTGCCGACGTTGCCTACATTGGCGGTGAGGCTTTCAAGCCGGAGGAACCCCTGACCTTACAGGAGATTAAGCAGGCTATTACCCTGGCCGGCCAATATAACACACAGGTTATTGTTACCACCCCCCGTATTACGATGGAACGGGAAACAGGTGAACTTGAGCAGTTATTTACCTGCCTTGAGGCCGTTAAACCCCACGGCCTGCTGGTTGCGAACAGCGGCATGCTGCGTCTGGCCCGGCAAACCACCAGTCTGCCGGTTCAGGCTGATTTTTCGTTCAACCTGTTCAATCACCTGACTACAGCCTGGCTTAAAGCCAATGGGGCCAGTAAGGCCACCATTTCCCTGGAGGCTGCTTTTGAACAAATTGCCGAACTGGCTCCCGGCAGCCACCTGCCGCTGGAAATTATTGTCCATGGTGCCCTGGAAGCCATGGTGCTAGATCATTGCGTACCGTCTGCAGTCCTGGCAGGAGCACCTGCTCACGCCTGCTCCCAGTTGTATCCGTCACAGCACTATGCGCTATTGGACAGTGCCGGCGAACGGCATGACATTAAGATCGATCAGTATGCCCGCAACCACATCCTGTTTGCCAAAGACCTTTGCCTGCTGACCCATTTACCCGCACTGCTCAGCACCGGTATCAGCAACTACCGGATTGAAGGTCAGCATTACCGGCCGGAGCTTGTCGGGCTGCTTACCGCCGCCTACCGGACCGAGCTTGACAGGCTGAGTGCCGGTGATGCCGGCAGTTTTGATAAAAACCTGCTCAGCAGGCTGGGAGCGGCCAGCCCCCGAAAATTGGGCATCGGTGCTTTCCGCTACCGTCTATCCAGATAA
- a CDS encoding aspartate aminotransferase family protein, giving the protein MTDINSTPYIGPEEVVRKKKEYIIPCVYHFYAQPMQLVRGEMQYLYDHTGRQYLDCFAGVSVVNCGHCHPEITQAICDQVTTLQHTCTIYLTENIVNLAENLAQITPGRLQKTFFCASGTEANEGAALLASLYTGRQEFISLRQGLHGRTKLTMSLTGLSMWRTDTSPVGGISFAPNAYCYRCPYGKRHPECDLACANELEAVIKTATSGRVAALIAEPIQGNGGIITPPPGYFKRVKEILAHHNILLIIDEVQTGFGRTGKMFAIEHYGVEPDIMTMAKALGNGTPVGAFTSRSEIADAYTRPGASTLGGNPVTSAAALATLKVLTKYNLPDRAAELGRYLKCGLTELQKQHPLIGDIRGHGLMVGAELVNPDKSPAAAQLDVILEHMKARGILIGKNGPERNVMAFQPPLVITRADLDNMLNQLAEVLKLLA; this is encoded by the coding sequence ATGACTGACATAAACAGCACACCCTACATCGGACCGGAAGAAGTCGTCCGGAAAAAGAAAGAATATATCATTCCCTGTGTTTACCATTTCTACGCGCAACCGATGCAGCTGGTCAGGGGCGAGATGCAGTACCTGTATGATCATACCGGCAGGCAGTATCTTGACTGCTTTGCCGGTGTATCTGTTGTCAACTGCGGGCACTGTCACCCCGAAATTACACAAGCGATCTGCGACCAGGTTACTACTCTCCAGCATACCTGTACAATCTACCTTACCGAAAACATTGTTAATCTGGCTGAGAACCTGGCCCAAATCACACCAGGCCGTCTGCAAAAAACCTTTTTTTGCGCCAGCGGTACTGAAGCCAATGAAGGAGCCGCCCTGCTGGCCTCGCTTTATACCGGCAGGCAGGAGTTTATCAGCCTGCGGCAGGGACTCCACGGCCGTACCAAGTTGACTATGAGCCTTACCGGCCTGTCCATGTGGCGCACTGATACCAGCCCGGTCGGCGGTATCAGCTTTGCCCCTAATGCCTATTGCTATCGCTGTCCTTATGGCAAACGTCATCCCGAATGTGACTTAGCTTGTGCCAATGAGCTTGAAGCGGTAATCAAAACGGCCACGTCCGGCCGGGTAGCAGCGTTGATTGCCGAGCCTATTCAGGGCAACGGCGGCATTATTACCCCGCCCCCCGGCTATTTTAAGCGGGTAAAAGAAATTCTTGCCCACCATAATATCCTGCTGATTATTGACGAAGTCCAGACAGGCTTTGGCCGTACCGGCAAGATGTTCGCCATTGAGCATTATGGCGTTGAACCTGATATTATGACCATGGCCAAAGCCCTCGGCAACGGGACCCCGGTCGGTGCCTTTACTTCCCGTTCCGAAATTGCCGATGCCTATACCCGTCCCGGTGCTTCGACGCTGGGCGGCAATCCGGTAACCTCGGCTGCCGCCCTCGCAACCCTTAAGGTGTTAACAAAGTATAACCTGCCTGATCGGGCCGCAGAACTCGGCCGCTATCTAAAATGCGGCCTGACCGAGCTGCAAAAGCAACATCCGCTGATTGGTGATATCCGCGGTCATGGTCTTATGGTGGGGGCTGAACTCGTGAACCCTGACAAATCGCCGGCAGCAGCGCAGCTTGATGTTATCCTTGAACATATGAAAGCCCGGGGGATTCTCATCGGTAAAAACGGGCCGGAACGCAATGTCATGGCCTTCCAGCCGCCGCTTGTCATCACCCGCGCTGACCTGGATAATATGCTCAACCAACTGGCCGAGGTATTGAAGCTGCTGGCTTAA